In the genome of Planctomycetaceae bacterium, one region contains:
- a CDS encoding AAA family ATPase, whose protein sequence is MPFNVQDLLTESAWLHDVDQIRLIETHISWVILTGQFVYKIKKPVDVGFADFTTLQSRRHFCEEELRLNRRLAPDLYLRVVPVCRLGDGQIRVESDLNAPCESSTIIEYAVCMRQFDNDRLLIRMAEQGKLTSEIIDDLGEQVGHFHESIDVAPPDSPFATVAAAVGPPMENFKALHLLCQGGGTPDVAALEQWTMKEGGRLATRFQKRAMDGRIRECHGDMHLGNMFLNPSGHVTVFDGIEFNDAFRWIDVACEVAFTMMDLYDHGQAACAWRFLDRWLQITGDYDALGVLRFYLVYRAVVRCKVDLIRAQQSGVSIQVVTSLCRESTQFLKLAGSFTQPVNPAIIITCGPSGSGKTWGSQPLVEQLGFVRIRSDVERKRMVGLSALDTSQSSVGKGLYSSQSSERVYRHLLELAQSVVDSGYGVIVDATFLKSSQRRMFQEWAIQCNLPFIILQFDARPETLIERVRQRAAFGQDASEANEQVIQSQLEHRDVLTPLEQSLVIQGGQQETLQLIQARLDSFQTDIK, encoded by the coding sequence ATGCCGTTCAATGTTCAGGACCTGCTCACGGAATCTGCCTGGCTGCATGATGTCGATCAGATTCGGCTGATTGAAACGCACATTTCGTGGGTGATTCTGACGGGACAATTCGTCTACAAAATCAAAAAACCGGTCGACGTTGGTTTTGCTGACTTTACAACCTTGCAGTCCCGCAGGCACTTTTGCGAGGAAGAGCTGCGTCTGAATCGAAGACTGGCCCCGGACCTTTATCTGCGCGTCGTACCGGTTTGTCGGTTGGGTGACGGGCAGATAAGGGTTGAGTCGGATCTGAACGCACCATGTGAGTCGTCAACCATCATTGAATACGCCGTCTGCATGCGGCAGTTCGACAATGATCGGCTTTTGATCCGCATGGCAGAGCAGGGGAAGCTCACGTCTGAGATCATAGACGATCTTGGAGAACAGGTCGGACATTTTCACGAGTCGATTGATGTCGCCCCGCCCGATTCTCCGTTTGCGACCGTCGCCGCGGCCGTTGGTCCGCCCATGGAAAACTTCAAGGCTCTGCACCTGCTGTGCCAGGGCGGGGGAACACCGGATGTCGCTGCACTCGAGCAGTGGACAATGAAGGAGGGAGGCAGACTGGCAACGCGATTTCAAAAGCGCGCCATGGACGGGCGAATTCGAGAATGTCACGGAGATATGCATCTTGGCAACATGTTTCTTAATCCCAGCGGCCATGTCACGGTGTTTGATGGTATCGAATTCAATGATGCATTTCGCTGGATCGATGTCGCCTGTGAAGTCGCCTTCACAATGATGGATCTTTACGATCATGGCCAGGCTGCCTGTGCATGGCGTTTTCTTGATCGTTGGTTGCAGATCACCGGAGACTACGACGCGCTTGGGGTGCTTCGCTTCTATCTCGTATATCGAGCCGTGGTTCGATGCAAGGTTGATTTGATACGTGCGCAGCAATCGGGTGTTTCGATCCAGGTCGTGACATCGCTGTGTCGCGAATCGACTCAGTTCCTGAAACTGGCGGGATCGTTTACCCAGCCAGTGAACCCTGCGATCATCATCACATGCGGGCCATCAGGAAGTGGCAAGACCTGGGGCAGCCAGCCTCTTGTTGAGCAACTGGGCTTTGTAAGAATTCGATCTGATGTCGAACGAAAACGTATGGTCGGATTATCAGCTCTTGATACCAGCCAGTCATCAGTTGGGAAGGGCCTTTATTCGTCGCAGTCATCGGAGCGTGTCTACAGACATCTGCTGGAGCTCGCGCAATCGGTGGTTGATTCGGGCTATGGGGTGATTGTCGATGCTACTTTCCTGAAGTCTTCTCAACGCCGGATGTTTCAAGAGTGGGCCATTCAGTGCAATCTGCCGTTCATCATCCTGCAATTTGATGCCAGGCCCGAAACACTGATTGAGCGCGTCCGACAACGTGCGGCGTTCGGACAAGATGCATCTGAAGCAAATGAGCAAGTCATTCAATCACAGTTAGAGCACCGCGATGTACTGACTCCACTGGAACAGTCGCTTGTTATTCAGGGCGGTCAGCAGGAGACTCTTCAGTTGATCCAAGCCCGCCTCGACAGTTTTCAAACGGATATCAAATGA
- a CDS encoding rhomboid family intramembrane serine protease, producing MRKELNGILIFIGILWVIFGIDFILPWDLNSELGLIPRTTRGLWGILTMPFLHGSVKHLLSNTVPLVVLLMLLFSSRPHPVRVIICLVILSGAMLWLVGRSHAHVGASGLIYALMAFLITAGLLERKIVPMAISILVGVLYGGTLIWGVLPRTDSNISWEGHLLGAVAGGVFAWGTVKRKPRKKKLTGSATTIIDQGVPAAVEASTIGGTPDVVPEPDASPDSVRDIPST from the coding sequence ATGAGAAAAGAATTGAACGGCATCCTGATATTCATCGGGATTCTCTGGGTCATCTTTGGCATTGACTTTATTTTGCCCTGGGATTTGAACAGTGAGCTGGGACTGATTCCTCGCACAACACGCGGACTGTGGGGCATCTTGACCATGCCTTTTCTGCACGGCAGCGTGAAACATCTGCTGAGTAACACTGTCCCGCTTGTCGTGTTGCTGATGCTGCTGTTCAGCTCTCGTCCGCATCCTGTTCGCGTTATTATCTGCCTTGTCATCCTGTCTGGCGCAATGCTCTGGCTGGTCGGACGCAGCCACGCACATGTGGGAGCAAGCGGTCTGATTTACGCCCTGATGGCATTCCTGATCACCGCGGGTTTGCTGGAACGCAAGATCGTTCCGATGGCAATCTCTATTCTTGTTGGTGTGCTGTACGGCGGGACTTTGATCTGGGGTGTGCTTCCCAGAACAGATTCGAATATTTCATGGGAAGGGCATTTGCTGGGAGCGGTGGCGGGTGGTGTGTTTGCGTGGGGGACAGTGAAACGAAAGCCACGGAAGAAGAAGTTGACCGGATCTGCAACCACCATCATAGATCAGGGTGTGCCTGCAGCGGTTGAGGCGTCCACTATAGGCGGGACTCCTGATGTGGTACCCGAACCAGACGCTTCCCCGGATTCTGTCAGGGATATACCGAGCACATGA